CGGGGGCAGCCTGGACAACGCGATAGTCGTGGAGGAGGACTCGGTCCGGGCGTCGGGAGGGCTTCGCTTCCCGGACGAGTTCGCTAGGCACAAGATACTCGACCTGATGGGGGATCTCTACCTGCTGGGTGCGCCTCTCAACGCCGGGATTACGGCCGTCAGGGCCGGACACGCCATGCACTGCAGGCTCGTTGAGCGCCTGAGAGAAAAGAAAGGAGACTGACCATGTTCGACATCTACAAGATTATGAAGTGCTTGCCCCATCGCTATCCCTTCCTGCTGGTGGACCGCATACTGGAGATCGACGAGGAGCACGCCGTGGGGCTGAAGAACGTCACCTACAACGAGCCCTTCTTCCAGGGGCACTTCCCGCAGGAGCCGATAATGCCCGGGGTACTGGTGCTTGAGGCGATGGGGCAGGTGGCGGCGATGATGCTCTCCTCCAGGCCGGGAAAAGAGAGTTTGATAACATTCCTGACCGGGGTTGAGAGGGCGAAGTTCCGCAGGCCGGTCAGGCCGGGGGATCAGCTGGTGACCACCGCCGAGCTGAAGAGGCTTCGAAAGAACGCGGGGAAGGTGCGCACTGTCGGCAGGGTCGACGGGGAAGTGGCGGCGGAGGCGGAGTTCAGCTTCCTGGCGGCGCCCACCCTGGTCGAGGACGGAGAGAAGGCGGACGGCTAGATGCCCCGCATTCACCCGACTGCCATAGTCTCGCCCATGGCGGAGCTGGCCGACGACACGGTGGTGGGCCCATTCTGCGTCGTGCGCGACTGTGTCCGCATCGGCGCGGGGACGGAGCTCTCCTGCTTCGTCACGGTGCTGGACTACGTAGAGATAGGGGAGAAGTG
The Synergistaceae bacterium DNA segment above includes these coding regions:
- the fabZ gene encoding 3-hydroxyacyl-ACP dehydratase FabZ; the protein is MFDIYKIMKCLPHRYPFLLVDRILEIDEEHAVGLKNVTYNEPFFQGHFPQEPIMPGVLVLEAMGQVAAMMLSSRPGKESLITFLTGVERAKFRRPVRPGDQLVTTAELKRLRKNAGKVRTVGRVDGEVAAEAEFSFLAAPTLVEDGEKADG